The nucleotide sequence ATGCTCACCCTCGGTCTGGTCGGACTCAGTTTCGCCCTACTGCCACAGGTGGTCACCGACCTGGCCAACAACACCAGCCAGATCATCATCGGCTTGGGGGGTGGTGGCTGATGGCCGAAAAGCCTGCTGGGGAAAAGACCGAGAAGGCGACACCCCGCAAGATCAAGAAGGCCCGCAGCGAAGGCCACATCGGGCATTCGGCCGAGCTGGGCAGCTGGTTGTCCATGCTTGCGGCTACCTTCGTGCTGCCGGGGGTGTGCAAGTCGTTGATGAGTAACGCCCAGACCACCCTGGTTCAGGCGAGCGCGGTCATCGACAACCCCGACGTCAACCGCGCCATGGGCATCGCCAGGGACTCGGCCTTCAGCGGCGCCAAGGCCGTCGCACCGCTGGCGATCCTGGTCATGGTCACCTCGGTGATCTCCTCCGGCTCGCAGGGTGGCATCCACGTGGCACCGAAGCTGTTGATGCCCAAATTCAGCCGGCTCAATCCGCTCAGCGGCGTCAAGCGGATGTTCGGGCCGCAGGCCCTCTGGCAGTTGACGAAGTCGCTGCTCAAGATCGCCGTCCTGGGCGGGGTCACCTACCTGGCGGTCCGCCACCTCGTGCCGACCCTGATGGGCGCCGGCTCACTACCGCTCGCGGAGGTGCTGACCCAGACCATGGGCGCGGCGCTGAGTGTGATCCGCTACGGCTCGGCCGCCGGGGTACTGCTCGCCTTCGCTGACGTGGCGGTGGTACGGCGGCGCAACAACAAGCAACTGAAGATGACCAAGCAGGAGATCAAGGAGGAGATGAAGCAGAGCGAGGGCGATCCGCAGATGAAGGGCGCCATCCGCTCCCGCGCGCTGGCGATGGCCCGCAACCGAATGATGGCCGACATCCCTGATGCTGACGTCATCCTCGTCAACCCCACTCACGTGGCCGTCGCGCTGAAGTACGACCCCAAGAAGGGTGCGCCCCGGGTGGTCGCCAAGGGGGCCGACCACATCGCTACCCGGATCCGCGAGATCGCCGCCGAACACCGGGTGCCGATGGTCGCCGACATCCCCTTGGCCCGCGCGCTCTACGGCACCTGCGAGGTCGGCCACGAGATTCCGGCCGACATGTTCCAGGGCGTGGCGACCGTGCTGGCATTCGTCATGCGCCTCAAGCGCCGCGGCTCGATCGTCGGCATCCAGCAACTAGCCAACGCCTAACGGGGACCCGACCCCCTTTCGTCCCCCACGGGACCCGACCCCCTTTCGTCCCCCCCAGGACCCGACCCCCTTTCGCGGCCGGAGTTCTCAAGTTCGTCGGCGTGTCGCGATTGTTCGGGCCGCACAACGCGCCGGACGTAGGGTGAACAGATGGCGTCCTTGAACGAAGTCGGGCAGACCGACGGCTGGCGTTGCTGGCTCTGCGACGAGTCGGTCGAGCCCGATCGATCGGTAAACGACGACCGCGGTCCCAGTATCGACAGTTTCCACGTCAGCAAGTCCTCCTCCGCCAAGGACCGCAAGAAGGCCCGCGGTGGCAGTGGTGGTGAACGGCTGGCTCACCGGGCCTGCAACACGAAGAAGGGCGCGGTGGCCCCGGTGATCGCGTGGCCTGGCCGGTTACTGGTCGCCGACCCGGCTCCGCTGTTCGCAGTCGCCGAACGGCTCGAGCGCAAGGGGGGCCGCGAGGCGGTCGGACGTTGTCCCAGCAAGGGCGACGCCGAGGACGCCGCGGACTGGTTGGTCGACCGCTTCTCCCGCCTCGTGCCGGATCTCGACGTCCAGGCGCAGATCCAGCCCGGTGGTGG is from Jatrophihabitans telluris and encodes:
- a CDS encoding EscU/YscU/HrcU family type III secretion system export apparatus switch protein; this translates as MAEKPAGEKTEKATPRKIKKARSEGHIGHSAELGSWLSMLAATFVLPGVCKSLMSNAQTTLVQASAVIDNPDVNRAMGIARDSAFSGAKAVAPLAILVMVTSVISSGSQGGIHVAPKLLMPKFSRLNPLSGVKRMFGPQALWQLTKSLLKIAVLGGVTYLAVRHLVPTLMGAGSLPLAEVLTQTMGAALSVIRYGSAAGVLLAFADVAVVRRRNNKQLKMTKQEIKEEMKQSEGDPQMKGAIRSRALAMARNRMMADIPDADVILVNPTHVAVALKYDPKKGAPRVVAKGADHIATRIREIAAEHRVPMVADIPLARALYGTCEVGHEIPADMFQGVATVLAFVMRLKRRGSIVGIQQLANA